gtgaatgtaaaattgacgatagggctattctaagcacttttgtaatgtacattcattatttatttatttttattccaaaatattacgggatacatatactgttagcattaaagggattctgtcatgatttttacgatgtagtttttatttctaaatgacactgtttatgctgcaaataattcactgtacaatataaaatttaattcctgaacaagcaagtgtatttagttgtaatattggtgtgtaggtgcatctcagctcattttgcctggtcatgtgatttcagaaagagccagcactttaggatggaactgctttctggcaggctgttgtttctcctactcaatgtaactgaatgtgtctcagtgggacctggattttactattgagtgctgttcttagctctaccagggagctgttatcttgtgttagggagctgctgtctggttaccttcccattgtgcttttgtttggctgctggggggaagagagggggtgatatcagtccaatttgcagtacaacagtaaagagtgactgaagtttatcagagcacatgactgggggcagctgggaaactgacaatatgtccagcccatgtcagatttcaaaattaaatataaaaaaaaatcattccgtGTGAATGGTCTGGTGGCTCTCCAGATCGCCTTTTCGCGAGaatgttttcccacattctgtacaggtgaatggtttctcccccgtgtgggTCTTCTGGTGTCGGTGAAGGTGTTTGATGTGAGAGAAGTTTTTCCCACATTCTGAACATGTACAAGGTTTCTCCCCTATGTGAGTCTTCTTATGACTATTTAGGGAGCTCGTTTGGGAGAAGCTTTTGCCACATTGTGAACAGGTGtatggtttctcccccgtgtgaacTCGCTCGTGACTTTTCATATGGTTCTTAAAAGAGAAGCATTTgccacacactgagcatgtgaatggtttctcccctgtatgGACCAACTGATGTATCTTGCAATGTTCTTTCCGACCAAATTTCTTTCCACATGTCAAACATAAGTAATACTTCCATTCCGCGTCCTCTATACAACGCATATTAGACGTGTCGCAGAGGTGGATGAGAAGGTCACTATGCCTTTCTAAGCTTTTCCCACATTTACTGCAGATAAAACCTGATATATCAGAGCTGGTTATGTAATTGTCATATGTAGAGCCAGACTCACACTCCTGCAATGGCTTCTTGGTGGTTTCCAATGGATCACTGGCTTCTTCAACTAAACCATTGTGGTGTCTTTGCCAAGATGTGGGGGTCTTATAGTTCCAACCGCTGCCGTTATCTGTGTTAAACATAAATCAGACAAGGCAGGTGAGAAAAGAAATGTACTTCATCAATAAAACAAAAGATACGAGATTTGGGATACGGGAATAATGTAGACCTGATACCTGAAAACAA
This is a stretch of genomic DNA from Xenopus laevis strain J_2021 chromosome 6S, Xenopus_laevis_v10.1, whole genome shotgun sequence. It encodes these proteins:
- the MGC115334 gene encoding uncharacterized protein LOC734388 isoform X2, yielding MKNHTVILTDRGPEREPKVKSEDEELDPEDHVTVMKREMDSVPGAGSIEIKTKVKSETKESDIKDHVTVIKREIDSVPGADNGSGWNYKTPTSWQRHHNGLVEEASDPLETTKKPLQECESGSTYDNYITSSDISGFICSKCGKSLERHSDLLIHLCDTSNMRCIEDAEWKYYLCLTCGKKFGRKEHCKIHQLVHTGEKPFTCSVCGKCFSFKNHMKSHERVHTGEKPYTCSQCGKSFSQTSSLNSHKKTHIGEKPCTCSECGKNFSHIKHLHRHQKTHTGEKPFTCTECGKTFSRKGDLESHQTIHTE
- the MGC115334 gene encoding uncharacterized protein LOC734388 isoform X3, which encodes MDLVSRTSFPVDEPKKLQIKTKQEFDFEYDENPMKNHTVILTDRGPEREPKVKSEDEELDPEDHVTVMKREMDSVPGADNGSGWNYKTPTSWQRHHNGLVEEASDPLETTKKPLQECESGSTYDNYITSSDISGFICSKCGKSLERHSDLLIHLCDTSNMRCIEDAEWKYYLCLTCGKKFGRKEHCKIHQLVHTGEKPFTCSVCGKCFSFKNHMKSHERVHTGEKPYTCSQCGKSFSQTSSLNSHKKTHIGEKPCTCSECGKNFSHIKHLHRHQKTHTGEKPFTCTECGKTFSRKGDLESHQTIHTE
- the MGC115334 gene encoding uncharacterized protein LOC734388 isoform X1: MDLVSRTSFPVDEPKKLQIKTKQEFDFEYDENPMKNHTVILTDRGPEREPKVKSEDEELDPEDHVTVMKREMDSVPGAGSIEIKTKVKSETKESDIKDHVTVIKREIDSVPGADNGSGWNYKTPTSWQRHHNGLVEEASDPLETTKKPLQECESGSTYDNYITSSDISGFICSKCGKSLERHSDLLIHLCDTSNMRCIEDAEWKYYLCLTCGKKFGRKEHCKIHQLVHTGEKPFTCSVCGKCFSFKNHMKSHERVHTGEKPYTCSQCGKSFSQTSSLNSHKKTHIGEKPCTCSECGKNFSHIKHLHRHQKTHTGEKPFTCTECGKTFSRKGDLESHQTIHTE
- the MGC115334 gene encoding uncharacterized protein LOC734388 isoform X4 codes for the protein MDLVSRTSPEREPKVKSEDEELDPEDHVTVMKREMDSVPGAGSIEIKTKVKSETKESDIKDHVTVIKREIDSVPGADNGSGWNYKTPTSWQRHHNGLVEEASDPLETTKKPLQECESGSTYDNYITSSDISGFICSKCGKSLERHSDLLIHLCDTSNMRCIEDAEWKYYLCLTCGKKFGRKEHCKIHQLVHTGEKPFTCSVCGKCFSFKNHMKSHERVHTGEKPYTCSQCGKSFSQTSSLNSHKKTHIGEKPCTCSECGKNFSHIKHLHRHQKTHTGEKPFTCTECGKTFSRKGDLESHQTIHTE
- the MGC115334 gene encoding uncharacterized protein LOC734388 isoform X5, giving the protein MKREMDSVPGAGSIEIKTKVKSETKESDIKDHVTVIKREIDSVPGADNGSGWNYKTPTSWQRHHNGLVEEASDPLETTKKPLQECESGSTYDNYITSSDISGFICSKCGKSLERHSDLLIHLCDTSNMRCIEDAEWKYYLCLTCGKKFGRKEHCKIHQLVHTGEKPFTCSVCGKCFSFKNHMKSHERVHTGEKPYTCSQCGKSFSQTSSLNSHKKTHIGEKPCTCSECGKNFSHIKHLHRHQKTHTGEKPFTCTECGKTFSRKGDLESHQTIHTE